In the genome of Delphinus delphis chromosome 15, mDelDel1.2, whole genome shotgun sequence, one region contains:
- the SPACDR gene encoding sperm acrosome developmental regulator, translating into MAVVLRFFRRIWRKISHSVFFWKHKAKSTIAEFTDSKKNELKEKELELKELKEKEKELELKELKEKEKEKELKENELKEKTSKVSETFKLVESPKEAKVSKMDVSSKAADPCVLAKTTTDGAAVEAGHGPRSLLQLPRTAVKSVSTLMVSALQSGWQMCSWKSSVSSTSVTSQMKTGSPLESRGTEMLQEVYLVLWAVRKRLQRLARRQERQRRRHIRAHICPQPDPVQGLRQDSQSPL; encoded by the exons ATGGCCGTGGTCCTGAGGTTCTTCCGACGGATTTGGCGCAAGATTAGTCACTCG GTCTTCTTCTGGAAACACAAAGCTAAGTCAACCATCGCAGAATTCACTGACTCCAAGAAAAATGAGTTGAAGGAGAAGGAGTTGGAGTTGAAGGAgttgaaggagaaggagaaggagttgGAGTTGAAGGAgttgaaggagaaggagaaggagaaggagttgAAGGAGAATGAGTTGAAGGAGAAGACTTCCAAGGTGTCTGAGACTTTCAAGTTGGTTGAGTCCCCCAAGGAGGCTAAGGTCTCCAAGATGGATGTGTCCTCCAAGGCGGCTGACCCCTGCGTGTTGGCCAAGACCACCACGGACGGGGCTGCGGTGGAGGCGGGCCATGGGCCGAGATCGCTGTTGCAGCTGCCCCGGACTGCCGTCAAATCTGTCTCCACGCTCATGGTCTCCGCCCTGCAGTCTGGCTGGCAGATGTGCAGCTGGAAG TCATCTGTGAGTTCTACCTCAGTCACCTCCCAAATGAAGACCGGGTCCCCTTTGGAGTCGAGAGGGACTGAGATGCTGCAGGAAGTGTACCTGGTGCTGTGGGCCGTTCGGAAACGACTGCAGCGGCTGGCCCGCAGGCAGGAGAGGCAGCGACGGCGCCACATCCGGGCCCACATCTGTCCCCAACCTGACCCAGTTCAGGGCTTGAGACAGGATTCCCAGAGTCCCCTCTAG